A stretch of the Arthrobacter stackebrandtii genome encodes the following:
- the rpsD gene encoding 30S ribosomal protein S4, with protein MANNTRARRQARLSRSLGIALTPKAAKYLERRPYGPGEHGRARKKQDSDYAVRLREKQRLRAQYGIREAQMTRAFEEAKHTKGMTGENLVEILESRLDALVLRAGFARTTAQARQLVVHRHIMVDGARVDRPSYRVAEGQLIHVHPRSQTMVPLQLAAAGAHRDVLPAVPAYLDVKLESLQARLVRKPKRSEVPVTCEEQLVVEFYSR; from the coding sequence GTGGCTAACAACACACGTGCCCGCCGTCAGGCCCGCCTTTCGCGGTCCCTCGGCATTGCTCTGACTCCGAAGGCAGCCAAGTACCTCGAGCGCCGCCCGTACGGCCCCGGTGAGCACGGCCGCGCCCGCAAGAAGCAGGACAGCGACTACGCAGTACGCCTCCGCGAAAAGCAGCGTCTGCGCGCCCAGTACGGCATCCGCGAAGCACAGATGACCCGTGCCTTCGAAGAAGCCAAGCACACCAAGGGCATGACCGGTGAAAACCTGGTTGAGATCCTTGAAAGCCGTTTGGACGCCCTGGTCCTGCGTGCAGGCTTCGCCCGCACCACCGCCCAGGCACGCCAGCTGGTTGTCCACCGCCACATCATGGTTGACGGCGCCCGCGTGGACCGCCCGTCCTACCGCGTTGCCGAGGGTCAGCTGATCCACGTGCACCCGCGCAGCCAGACCATGGTTCCCCTGCAGCTTGCTGCAGCCGGCGCCCACCGCGACGTGCTCCCCGCCGTCCCGGCCTACCTGGATGTGAAGCTGGAGAGCCTGCAGGCCCGCCTGGTTCGCAAGCCCAAGCGCTCCGAGGTTCCCGTAACCTGTGAAGAGCAGCTGGTTGTTGAATTCTACTCACGCTAA
- a CDS encoding shikimate dehydrogenase: MNQPPKGAVLGHPIGHSKSPAMHNAAYAALGADMSYGAIDVDVPDLAGLLARVRSEGGWYGLSVTMPLKNAAVDLVDELTPVAAALGAVNTITATSPDGGPARLRGDNTDVAGIVNALLHAGAGERPRAAILGGGGTAVSAIAALAQLDAAAIHLFVRNPQKAAGTAAVAQTLGTAVELKAFAGAAQELAGYDIVISTLPPRGADAMAREFAAAAPAVPGALLLDVAYDPWPSVLGQAWEHAGGTVVAGIEMLLYQGVDQVRQFTAAAGFGTLDTEQLGGVINVMCDALGIPRRNPYDQNMAG, translated from the coding sequence TTGAATCAACCGCCCAAGGGCGCGGTGCTGGGACATCCGATCGGACATTCCAAGTCACCCGCCATGCACAATGCCGCCTACGCCGCTCTCGGCGCCGACATGTCCTACGGGGCGATCGACGTTGACGTGCCCGACCTGGCCGGCCTCCTGGCCCGCGTCCGCTCGGAAGGGGGCTGGTACGGGCTCTCCGTCACGATGCCGCTGAAGAATGCCGCAGTGGACCTGGTCGATGAGTTGACGCCGGTGGCTGCCGCCCTTGGCGCCGTGAACACCATAACTGCCACCTCGCCCGACGGCGGTCCGGCCCGCCTTCGGGGGGACAACACGGACGTGGCCGGGATCGTGAACGCCCTCCTGCATGCCGGGGCGGGGGAGCGCCCGCGCGCAGCCATCCTTGGCGGCGGCGGCACGGCAGTCTCGGCCATTGCCGCCCTCGCCCAGCTGGACGCAGCAGCCATCCACCTCTTTGTCCGCAACCCGCAGAAGGCCGCCGGAACCGCCGCCGTCGCGCAAACCCTGGGCACCGCCGTCGAACTTAAAGCCTTTGCCGGGGCTGCGCAGGAACTGGCGGGTTACGACATTGTCATCTCCACGCTGCCCCCGCGCGGTGCCGACGCCATGGCCCGGGAGTTTGCAGCGGCGGCGCCGGCGGTGCCGGGCGCACTGCTGCTGGACGTGGCCTACGACCCGTGGCCCAGTGTTTTGGGGCAGGCATGGGAGCATGCCGGCGGAACCGTCGTGGCAGGGATCGAGATGCTGCTGTACCAGGGCGTGGATCAGGTGCGCCAGTTCACCGCCGCGGCCGGATTCGGCACGCTTGACACAGAGCAGCTGGGCGGCGTCATCAATGTGATGTGCGACGCATTGGGCATCCCCCGGCGAAATCCCTACGACCAGAACATGGCAGGATAG
- a CDS encoding shikimate kinase, whose translation MATGKDPAGAPDFTPHRPIVVIGPMAVGKSVIGAELARVLRIEFIDSDHKIVAKHGPVPGIFAAKGEHHFRQLEARAIADVLDTPKAKPLVLSLGGGAVLDSGTQQLLARATVVFLSAGVDTVKERITRNTGRPLLSADPIATWERLAAVRGPVYARLADITLDVSKSNVPQLVERLIGLLAEESRKEN comes from the coding sequence ATGGCAACGGGCAAGGACCCGGCCGGGGCACCGGATTTCACGCCCCACCGGCCCATTGTCGTGATCGGGCCCATGGCCGTGGGCAAGTCAGTCATTGGAGCTGAACTTGCCCGCGTGCTCCGGATCGAATTCATCGATTCAGACCACAAGATCGTGGCCAAGCACGGCCCGGTTCCCGGGATCTTCGCCGCCAAGGGCGAGCACCACTTCCGCCAGCTCGAGGCCCGTGCCATCGCCGACGTCCTGGACACGCCCAAGGCGAAGCCGCTCGTGCTCTCGCTCGGCGGCGGCGCCGTGCTGGATTCAGGCACGCAGCAGTTGCTGGCCCGCGCCACGGTTGTCTTCCTGAGCGCCGGGGTTGATACCGTGAAGGAACGCATCACCCGCAATACCGGCCGACCGCTCCTGTCGGCGGACCCCATCGCCACGTGGGAGAGGCTTGCCGCCGTGCGCGGACCCGTCTATGCCCGCCTGGCCGACATCACCCTCGATGTCAGCAAATCAAATGTGCCGCAGTTAGTTGAGCGGTTGATAGGCCTGCTGGCCGAAGAGTCAAGGAAAGAGAACTGA
- the ruvX gene encoding Holliday junction resolvase RuvX produces MADQRFPQGVKLGIDVGMARVGLASCDPDGILATPVKTLSRDAKRNSDIKVVVKEAATRGAVQIFVGLPRTMKGEEKASAEMARSYAGLLVSLLQDAGLDVPVHLIDERLTTVSAHQALNKAGLDSREHRKVVDQVAAVEILQHALDMQKARNANVGQLVRPRKPDVVGTDGPAQNEEVSTISTQIGVPEKNAPAS; encoded by the coding sequence GTGGCGGATCAACGCTTCCCGCAGGGGGTCAAGCTGGGAATTGACGTGGGCATGGCCCGTGTCGGCCTGGCCTCCTGCGACCCCGACGGCATCCTGGCCACACCGGTCAAGACCCTGAGCCGGGATGCCAAGCGCAACAGCGACATCAAGGTTGTGGTGAAGGAGGCCGCCACCCGCGGTGCGGTGCAGATTTTTGTCGGGCTGCCCAGGACCATGAAAGGGGAGGAAAAAGCCTCCGCCGAGATGGCCCGCAGCTATGCGGGGCTGCTGGTTTCACTGCTCCAGGACGCCGGACTGGATGTTCCGGTTCACCTGATCGACGAGCGGCTGACCACCGTCAGCGCCCACCAGGCACTGAACAAGGCTGGCCTTGACAGCAGGGAACACCGTAAAGTGGTAGATCAAGTGGCCGCTGTGGAAATTTTGCAGCACGCCCTTGACATGCAGAAAGCGCGCAACGCCAATGTTGGCCAGCTTGTGCGCCCACGTAAGCCGGATGTTGTGGGGACTGACGGACCAGCGCAAAACGAAGAGGTTTCCACCATTTCCACGCAAATCGGCGTGCCCGAGAAGAATGCTCCGGCATCATGA
- the mltG gene encoding endolytic transglycosylase MltG, which translates to MVWKAPDQDNDARTDGGQAGYTPAGQTQPGYAGHDGAVQDTGPQEQSLPSWLDQPFDQDNFAGPASRYELPQSFDAAPGYTVPTAFAPPAHTSPAAYEPPARFENTPGFETPAHHGAGYGASPYESVPEPAPFQSQPQIPARVSDESYFQETPRGGSSNQAEQPGEFLYQETLHRTGQFEAVQQPAAEFNDPRYSAPAYEPQQYAMPSFEPQYTAPGPRYTAAEPQYTTPGFETGQFAVPAFEEQQFEVPVLHAGNSPEPGQFSPGTARQEGLGRQGLLAQAAAEYESSAYEPEGRDVQHGAYGAPAAAAGNSHQGPAANSFGEHGTHAYQAPEEGSYEDEYHDGAGDHYDDGDDYLEPRPAPGSSRSKRVRKRRRSLVFLVVVLLFAAVVYFVFQSVKPMLAGFQTPDYPGPGTGSVSFVVPDGATGRSIATDLKTEDIVASEQAFLDALTAADGASALQPGTFEMKHQMKASDAVTVLLATDDNKVHYTAIAQNLRIGETLQVLADSTGLPLAEFESLANQPALFDLPPQAKNLEGYLAPGEYRFPIDIDAKGVLDELVKATKDELVATGVTDPNEQYRILTVASIIEFEGNVENYAMISGAIENRINKPNAETGGRLESDATVAYGLGKKTYNITAEEKADASNLYNTFANAGLPVGPIGSPGNKAIVAGAHPEENPYYFWVTINLDTGETLYAATFAEHQANVAKYVAWCDANAGKCE; encoded by the coding sequence TTGGTCTGGAAGGCCCCGGACCAGGACAACGACGCACGCACTGACGGCGGCCAGGCCGGCTACACCCCGGCCGGGCAGACGCAGCCCGGGTACGCGGGGCATGACGGCGCGGTGCAGGACACCGGGCCGCAGGAACAGTCCCTCCCGTCGTGGCTGGACCAGCCCTTTGACCAGGACAACTTCGCCGGGCCGGCCTCCCGCTACGAGCTGCCGCAAAGCTTCGATGCCGCCCCGGGCTACACGGTGCCGACCGCCTTCGCACCGCCGGCCCACACGTCGCCGGCCGCCTACGAGCCGCCGGCCCGCTTTGAGAACACCCCGGGTTTCGAAACTCCGGCCCACCATGGCGCCGGGTATGGCGCATCTCCCTATGAATCCGTGCCGGAGCCTGCACCCTTCCAGTCGCAGCCGCAGATCCCGGCCCGTGTGTCCGACGAATCATATTTCCAGGAAACCCCGCGCGGCGGCAGCAGTAACCAGGCGGAGCAGCCCGGCGAGTTCCTGTACCAGGAGACACTGCACCGGACAGGACAGTTTGAAGCTGTCCAGCAGCCGGCGGCAGAATTCAACGACCCGCGCTACTCCGCCCCGGCCTATGAGCCGCAGCAGTACGCGATGCCCTCCTTTGAGCCCCAATACACGGCACCCGGACCCCGATACACGGCCGCCGAGCCCCAGTACACGACACCCGGGTTTGAAACAGGCCAGTTCGCGGTTCCGGCTTTCGAGGAACAGCAGTTCGAAGTCCCCGTGCTGCATGCCGGGAACAGCCCGGAGCCAGGGCAGTTTTCGCCCGGCACGGCCCGGCAGGAGGGCCTTGGCCGACAAGGCCTGCTCGCCCAGGCGGCCGCGGAATATGAATCTAGTGCCTACGAGCCGGAGGGCCGGGACGTCCAGCACGGCGCCTACGGGGCCCCTGCGGCCGCTGCCGGAAACAGCCACCAGGGTCCCGCTGCCAACTCCTTCGGGGAGCACGGAACCCACGCCTACCAGGCGCCGGAGGAAGGCTCCTACGAGGACGAATACCACGACGGCGCCGGGGACCACTACGACGACGGGGACGACTACCTCGAGCCGCGCCCAGCCCCCGGATCCAGCCGGTCCAAGCGTGTACGCAAGCGCCGGCGCAGCCTCGTCTTCCTTGTCGTCGTGCTGCTGTTCGCCGCCGTCGTCTATTTTGTTTTCCAGTCGGTCAAGCCGATGCTGGCCGGCTTCCAGACTCCGGACTACCCCGGCCCCGGCACCGGTTCGGTGTCTTTTGTGGTCCCCGACGGCGCCACCGGGCGCTCCATCGCCACCGACCTCAAGACCGAGGACATCGTCGCCAGCGAGCAGGCGTTCCTGGACGCCCTCACGGCAGCGGACGGCGCCTCGGCGCTGCAGCCCGGCACCTTTGAGATGAAGCACCAAATGAAGGCCTCCGATGCCGTCACCGTGTTGCTGGCCACTGATGACAACAAGGTCCACTACACCGCCATTGCCCAGAACCTGCGCATCGGGGAAACCCTGCAGGTCCTGGCCGACAGCACAGGCCTGCCGCTGGCGGAATTTGAGTCGCTGGCCAACCAGCCCGCCCTGTTCGACCTGCCTCCGCAGGCCAAGAACCTTGAAGGCTACCTGGCCCCGGGGGAGTACCGTTTCCCCATCGACATCGATGCCAAGGGTGTGCTGGACGAACTCGTCAAGGCCACCAAGGACGAACTCGTGGCAACGGGCGTCACCGACCCGAATGAGCAGTACCGGATCCTGACGGTTGCCAGCATCATCGAGTTCGAAGGCAACGTGGAGAACTACGCCATGATCTCCGGCGCCATTGAGAACCGCATCAACAAGCCCAACGCTGAAACCGGCGGCAGGCTGGAGTCGGACGCCACCGTGGCCTACGGGCTGGGCAAGAAGACGTACAACATCACGGCCGAGGAAAAGGCAGACGCCTCCAACCTCTACAACACCTTCGCCAACGCCGGACTGCCCGTGGGCCCCATCGGCTCACCCGGGAACAAGGCAATCGTGGCCGGCGCCCACCCGGAGGAGAACCCTTACTACTTCTGGGTGACCATCAACCTGGACACCGGCGAGACGCTGTACGCAGCCACCTTCGCCGAGCACCAGGCCAACGTGGCCAAGTATGTCGCCTGGTGCGACGCCAATGCAGGGAAGTGCGAATAA
- a CDS encoding replication-associated recombination protein A, translated as MSDLFSALHGDDDTDDDGSLSFGGSTAEGSRPRSPLAVRMRPRSLEEVVGQQHLLGPGSPLQMLAAGGSAGGAAGPASVMLWGPPGTGKTTLAHVIARGPGRKFVELSAITAGVKDVRRVMDQALTDRDLHGRTTVLFLDEIHRFNKAQQDALLPGVENRWVVLIAATTENPSFSVVAPLLSRSILLTLQPLTNADIQDLLERAVADPRGLDGLVSLTDEAMDHLVRLAAGDARRALTTLEAAAGVALSEIPAETAEDDEPVVIDLAVAERAIDAAAVRYDRAGDQHYDIISAFIKSVRGSDVDAALHYLARMLEAGEDPRFISRRIMISASEDVGMADPTALQTAVAAAQAVALIGMPEARIILAQAVVHVATAPKSNAAYSGINAAIADVRAGRGTTVPPPLRDAHYAGSAGLGHGKGYIYSHDSPHSIATQQYPPDDLVGRNYYTPTANGHERDLGPRLTRLREIIRGTGPAK; from the coding sequence GCATGCGCCCGCGCAGCCTCGAGGAGGTGGTGGGCCAGCAGCACCTGCTCGGCCCCGGATCGCCGCTGCAGATGCTGGCCGCCGGCGGCAGTGCCGGGGGAGCGGCCGGACCGGCCTCCGTCATGCTCTGGGGGCCTCCCGGCACTGGCAAGACCACCCTGGCGCACGTGATTGCGCGCGGACCGGGACGCAAGTTCGTGGAGCTGTCCGCCATCACGGCCGGCGTGAAGGACGTGCGCCGGGTCATGGACCAGGCACTGACGGACCGCGACCTGCACGGGCGCACCACCGTGCTGTTTCTGGACGAGATCCACCGCTTCAACAAGGCCCAGCAGGACGCGCTCCTGCCCGGTGTGGAGAACCGCTGGGTGGTGCTGATTGCCGCGACCACCGAGAACCCCTCATTCTCCGTGGTGGCTCCGCTGCTGTCGCGCTCCATCCTGCTCACGCTGCAGCCGCTGACCAACGCCGACATCCAGGACCTGCTGGAGCGGGCCGTTGCCGACCCTCGCGGCCTGGACGGGCTCGTCTCGCTGACCGACGAGGCCATGGACCACCTGGTCCGGCTCGCCGCCGGCGACGCCCGCCGCGCCCTGACCACCCTCGAGGCAGCCGCGGGCGTGGCGCTGTCGGAGATTCCGGCCGAGACTGCCGAGGACGATGAGCCCGTGGTCATCGACCTGGCCGTTGCGGAACGCGCCATCGACGCAGCCGCCGTCCGCTACGACCGCGCCGGGGACCAGCACTACGACATCATCAGCGCCTTCATCAAGTCCGTGCGCGGCTCCGACGTCGACGCCGCCCTGCACTACCTGGCCCGCATGCTGGAGGCGGGGGAGGACCCGCGTTTCATCAGCCGCCGCATCATGATCTCCGCCTCCGAGGACGTGGGCATGGCCGACCCCACCGCCCTGCAAACTGCAGTCGCCGCGGCCCAAGCCGTGGCGTTGATCGGCATGCCGGAGGCCCGGATCATCCTGGCGCAGGCCGTGGTGCACGTGGCCACGGCGCCCAAGTCCAATGCCGCCTACAGCGGCATCAACGCCGCGATCGCCGACGTCCGCGCCGGCCGCGGCACCACCGTCCCGCCGCCGCTGCGCGACGCCCACTACGCCGGATCCGCCGGCCTGGGCCACGGCAAGGGCTACATCTACTCCCACGATTCCCCGCACTCGATCGCCACCCAGCAGTACCCGCCGGACGACCTCGTGGGCAGGAACTACTACACGCCCACCGCCAACGGGCATGAGCGCGACCTGGGGCCGCGCCTCACCCGGCTGCGGGAGATCATTCGCGGCACCGGCCCGGCGAAATAG
- the aroC gene encoding chorismate synthase: protein MLRWLTAGESHGPALVGIIEGVPAGVELTSTHIQDALARRRLGYGRGARMKFEQDVVTILGGVRHGLTQGGPVAIQIGNSEWPKWEQIMSADPVDAAELEGQARNAPLTRPRPGHADFTGMQKYGFDEARPVLERASARETATRVALGAVAAQMLAAVGVELVSHTVQIAGIASPEDAVLPHLSDVAALDADPLRCFDAATSAAMVEEVDTAQKQGETLGGVVEVLAYNLPPGLGSYVHWDRRLDSRLAGALMGIQAIKGVEVGDGFATAARRGSAAHDEIVRDESGRITRTSNRAGGIEGGMSIGDVLRVRAAMKPIATVPRALKTIDVATGAAAKAHHQRSDVCAVPAAGVVAEAMTALVLAEALVEKFGGDSMAETKRNMDSYLAAIPANLDTQGH from the coding sequence ATGTTGCGTTGGTTGACAGCCGGTGAATCTCATGGCCCGGCACTCGTTGGAATTATTGAAGGCGTTCCTGCCGGTGTGGAGCTCACGAGCACCCACATCCAGGACGCCCTGGCCCGCCGCCGCCTGGGATATGGCCGCGGCGCACGGATGAAGTTTGAGCAGGACGTCGTGACCATCCTGGGCGGGGTCCGCCACGGCCTGACCCAGGGCGGGCCCGTTGCCATCCAGATTGGCAACTCCGAATGGCCCAAGTGGGAGCAGATCATGTCCGCCGACCCCGTGGACGCCGCCGAGCTGGAAGGGCAGGCCCGCAATGCGCCGCTGACACGCCCGCGCCCCGGCCACGCCGACTTCACGGGCATGCAGAAGTATGGCTTCGACGAGGCCCGCCCCGTCCTGGAGCGTGCCAGCGCCCGCGAGACCGCCACCCGCGTGGCCCTCGGCGCCGTCGCCGCCCAGATGCTGGCCGCCGTGGGTGTTGAGCTGGTCAGCCACACCGTGCAGATCGCCGGGATCGCTTCCCCGGAGGATGCTGTGCTGCCGCACCTGTCCGACGTCGCCGCACTGGACGCCGACCCGCTGCGCTGCTTTGATGCAGCCACCTCCGCCGCCATGGTTGAGGAAGTTGACACGGCCCAGAAGCAGGGCGAGACACTGGGCGGCGTCGTTGAGGTCTTGGCCTACAACCTGCCACCCGGGCTGGGCAGCTACGTCCACTGGGACCGCCGCCTCGACTCCCGCCTGGCCGGGGCCCTCATGGGCATCCAGGCCATCAAGGGCGTGGAAGTGGGCGACGGCTTCGCCACTGCCGCACGCCGCGGATCCGCCGCACACGACGAAATTGTGCGCGACGAATCCGGGCGCATCACCCGCACCTCCAACCGTGCAGGCGGCATCGAGGGCGGCATGAGCATCGGTGACGTGCTGCGAGTGCGCGCCGCCATGAAGCCCATCGCCACCGTGCCCCGCGCGCTGAAGACCATCGACGTGGCCACCGGCGCGGCCGCCAAGGCCCACCACCAGCGTTCGGACGTCTGTGCGGTGCCGGCAGCCGGCGTCGTCGCCGAGGCCATGACGGCCCTGGTGCTGGCGGAGGCCCTCGTGGAGAAATTCGGCGGTGACTCCATGGCCGAAACCAAGCGCAACATGGACAGCTACCTGGCGGCCATCCCCGCCAATCTGGACACACAGGGGCACTGA
- a CDS encoding DUF948 domain-containing protein has protein sequence MSGGDIAGLIAAGVFAVLVALLAVPIIKLGRVFDEMRTTIKEISDGTTPLIEEVTATVATTNTQLGKVDGISNNVSDATANISALSALVAATIGQPLIKVSAFSYGVRQAFAGRRKPGRSRHSR, from the coding sequence ATGAGTGGTGGCGACATTGCAGGACTCATAGCGGCAGGCGTGTTCGCCGTGCTTGTGGCATTGCTTGCCGTGCCCATCATCAAGCTGGGCAGGGTGTTCGATGAAATGCGCACCACCATCAAGGAGATCAGCGACGGAACCACCCCGCTGATTGAGGAGGTCACCGCCACGGTGGCCACCACCAACACCCAGCTGGGCAAGGTTGACGGGATATCCAACAACGTCTCGGACGCCACAGCCAATATTTCGGCGTTGTCCGCGCTGGTTGCGGCCACGATCGGGCAGCCGCTGATCAAGGTCTCCGCCTTCTCCTACGGCGTGCGCCAGGCGTTTGCCGGGCGCCGCAAGCCCGGCCGCTCCAGGCACAGCCGCTGA
- the alaS gene encoding alanine--tRNA ligase, with protein MKSHDIARRWVDFFAGKQHTPVPSASLVSSDPSLLFTVAGMVPFIPYLTAREVPPFKRATSVQKCIRTGDIDEVGKTVRHGTFFQMCGNFSFGDYFKETAIPYAWELLTSSIDDGGYGLPAERLWVTVYTEDDEAYGIWRDKVGVPADRIQRIGKEDNYWSTGQPGPAGPCSEIFYDRGPEYGVDGGPIADETRYIEIWNLVFMQYQIDNVTSKVDFDVVGELPNKNIDTGLGLERLAMILQGVENMYETDQVRPVLDKAAELSGKKYTSTEDPADPHHVDDVRMRVVADHIRSSLMLISDGVTPSNEGRGYVLRRLIRRAVRAMRLLGVETAVLPELLPVSRDAMKGAYPEVEADFARISRIAYAEEKSFLRTIASGTARLEEAVKESKAANTSLSGEEAFALHDTYGFPIDLTLEMAAEAGLAVDEAGFRALMLEQRQRAQKDAKAKKSGHADLSVFHELLAQGETVFTGYTELEGKGRVRSILSNGAAVAHASTGDEISLVLDETPFYAEAGGQAADTGLITGDGFVVEVLDVQRPIKGLSVHKAIVREGELPADAVVRAAVDRERRHAAEQAHTGTHIVHAALHQILGPEALQRGSYNKAGYLRFDFAWGEGLSAATRSEIEEVANIAIRNNYKVDTKVMDLDAAKALGAMALFGENYGSEVRVVEIDGAWSRELCGGTHVDSTSRIGSLTLLGEQSVGSGNRRVEAFVGMDAFRHLAAERALVSELTDMLKVPSNLLQERVAATLAKLKTAEKELERLRKEQLSAAAANLVGTAVDANGVRVIAHNAGEVSSADDLRGLALDLRNRLGSAPSAIAVAGASNARPIILVVTNEAAREAGIKAGNLVKLASGILGGGGGGKPDMAQGGGSDVTAIDAALAAVSDAVKNRS; from the coding sequence ATGAAATCGCACGACATCGCACGCCGCTGGGTAGATTTTTTCGCCGGCAAGCAACACACCCCCGTGCCCTCTGCCTCCCTGGTGTCCTCCGACCCTTCGCTGCTCTTCACCGTCGCCGGCATGGTCCCCTTCATCCCGTACCTGACCGCCCGCGAGGTCCCGCCGTTCAAGCGCGCCACGAGCGTGCAGAAGTGCATCCGCACCGGCGACATCGACGAGGTCGGCAAGACGGTCCGCCACGGCACCTTCTTCCAGATGTGCGGCAACTTCTCCTTCGGCGACTACTTCAAGGAAACCGCCATCCCCTACGCCTGGGAGCTGCTCACCTCGTCCATTGACGACGGCGGCTACGGACTCCCGGCCGAGCGCCTGTGGGTCACGGTGTACACCGAGGACGACGAGGCCTACGGCATTTGGCGCGACAAGGTGGGCGTCCCCGCAGACCGCATCCAGCGCATCGGCAAGGAAGACAACTACTGGTCCACCGGCCAGCCCGGCCCGGCCGGTCCGTGCTCGGAGATCTTCTACGACCGCGGCCCCGAATACGGTGTCGACGGCGGCCCCATCGCCGATGAGACCCGCTACATCGAGATCTGGAACCTCGTGTTCATGCAGTACCAGATCGACAACGTCACCTCCAAGGTCGACTTCGACGTCGTTGGCGAACTGCCCAACAAGAACATTGACACGGGCCTGGGCCTGGAACGCCTCGCCATGATCCTGCAGGGCGTGGAGAACATGTACGAGACCGACCAGGTCCGCCCCGTCCTGGACAAGGCCGCAGAACTCTCCGGCAAGAAGTACACCTCCACCGAGGACCCGGCCGACCCGCACCACGTGGATGACGTCCGCATGCGCGTTGTCGCCGACCACATCCGCTCCTCGCTCATGCTGATTTCCGACGGCGTCACCCCCTCCAACGAAGGCCGCGGCTACGTGCTGCGCCGGCTCATCCGCCGTGCCGTGCGCGCCATGCGCCTGCTCGGCGTCGAGACCGCCGTGCTGCCTGAGCTGCTGCCGGTCTCCCGCGACGCCATGAAGGGCGCCTACCCCGAGGTGGAGGCCGACTTCGCCCGCATCTCCCGGATCGCCTACGCCGAAGAGAAGTCCTTCCTGCGCACCATCGCCAGCGGCACCGCCCGCCTGGAGGAAGCAGTGAAGGAATCCAAGGCAGCCAACACGTCCCTGTCCGGTGAAGAGGCCTTCGCCCTGCACGACACGTACGGCTTCCCGATCGACCTGACCCTGGAAATGGCCGCCGAGGCCGGCCTGGCCGTGGACGAGGCGGGCTTCCGCGCCCTCATGCTCGAACAGCGCCAGCGCGCCCAGAAGGATGCCAAGGCGAAGAAGAGCGGCCACGCAGACCTCTCCGTCTTCCACGAGCTCCTCGCCCAGGGCGAAACCGTGTTCACCGGCTACACCGAGCTGGAGGGCAAGGGCCGCGTGCGCTCCATCCTCTCCAACGGTGCCGCCGTGGCGCACGCCTCCACCGGGGACGAAATCTCCCTGGTCCTGGATGAGACCCCGTTCTACGCCGAGGCGGGCGGCCAGGCAGCAGACACCGGCCTGATCACCGGCGACGGCTTCGTCGTCGAGGTCCTCGACGTCCAGCGCCCCATCAAGGGCCTGAGCGTCCACAAGGCCATCGTGCGCGAAGGCGAACTGCCGGCAGACGCCGTGGTGCGTGCCGCCGTCGACCGTGAACGCCGCCACGCAGCGGAGCAGGCGCACACGGGCACGCACATTGTGCACGCAGCCCTGCACCAGATCCTCGGCCCGGAGGCGCTCCAGCGCGGCTCCTACAACAAGGCCGGCTACCTGCGCTTCGACTTCGCCTGGGGCGAGGGCCTCAGCGCGGCAACGCGGTCGGAGATCGAGGAAGTTGCCAACATCGCCATCCGCAACAACTACAAGGTGGACACCAAGGTCATGGACCTGGACGCCGCCAAGGCCCTGGGCGCCATGGCGCTGTTCGGTGAGAATTACGGCTCCGAGGTCCGGGTTGTGGAGATCGACGGCGCCTGGTCGCGCGAGCTCTGCGGCGGCACCCACGTGGACAGCACCTCCCGCATCGGCTCCCTGACCCTGCTGGGCGAGCAGTCCGTGGGTTCCGGAAACCGCCGCGTCGAGGCCTTCGTTGGCATGGACGCGTTCCGCCACCTGGCCGCCGAGCGGGCCCTGGTCAGCGAACTGACGGACATGCTCAAGGTTCCCTCGAACCTGCTGCAGGAGCGCGTCGCTGCAACCTTGGCGAAGCTCAAGACTGCCGAGAAGGAACTGGAGCGCCTGCGCAAGGAGCAGCTCAGCGCGGCAGCCGCCAACCTGGTGGGCACAGCCGTGGACGCCAACGGCGTGCGCGTCATCGCCCACAACGCCGGGGAGGTCTCCAGCGCCGATGACCTGCGAGGGCTGGCACTTGACCTGCGCAACCGCCTCGGCTCGGCGCCGTCGGCCATTGCCGTTGCCGGCGCGAGCAACGCCCGCCCCATCATCCTGGTGGTGACCAACGAGGCCGCCCGCGAGGCAGGCATCAAGGCCGGAAACCTGGTCAAGCTGGCCTCGGGCATCCTGGGCGGCGGCGGCGGCGGCAAGCCGGACATGGCCCAGGGCGGCGGCTCTGACGTGACGGCGATCGACGCAGCCCTGGCGGCCGTGTCCGATGCCGTGAAGAACCGGTCCTAG